TACCACTGCTGTGAATCTTGCTGAACAAGTCCCTGCTCATACAGTGGATTTCTAGCAGCCTACTCCATCCCAAAATACCAGTGATGGGCTGGATTTACTCCTGGAGTAGGGACTGTGCTGGGTCAGCTCCTCATCTCAGAGAGCCTGTCCCACTCTGTggtgaggaaaaggagaggcaCTCACACGCCTGCCACCACATTTCAGCAGAAATGACAATTTCTTAGGACACTTCATGTGTAAGAACACATCAGTTTACACTCCTGCCTCTATCCTGAAGACAATTTCAAGCTGTTGGTAGAAAAGAATAACAAACCCAACCAATCCTACCTGAAACTCCCAACACTTCAAGCACAAACAAGGCCCACTCACCCAGGCAGGGTGACAGGAGTGCATCAGCCAAGCAGCactcagaacaaaaataaacccacctTCCCCTGTTTTCCTATTCCCTGCTTGTCTCAGAAGTCCTCAAAGGGAACTGCCTGTTCCACAAACCCCTCCAGAgtgggacaggaggagcaggagctgggagaggcagctcctgcaggctcagCAGGGTGGGGATGTGCTGGCACTCACCTGCCTGCACGGACAGGTAATTGTAGAGCTCGTGCAGCATGGCCATCATCACGTCCTTGTGCTTGGCCTGGCAGAactgcagggcacagacagggacagggacactcatcagcagtgccatggggacagtgggagtGCAGCTCAAACACCAGACACAACCACAGCACTGGAGTCTGGCTCAGTCCTGCAccaccagctccaggcacaTCTCCTGAGCAGGGGAACGTTCCAGGCACAAGTGACCCTGAGCATCTTCTGGAAGTCCCTGCCCAGAGGAACTGGGTGAGTTTTaaggctccttccagcccaaaccagtttgggattctggggttctgtgaagtgccaccagcctgcagcaccagccttgGATCCACCACAGATGGATCCATCACCTCCAGAActtcccagcacacagaactCTGAATCCAACACAAAACCTTCTCCCTCCTAATTGTGGAATCTTGggttggattggaagggacctttaaagctcacccagttccacccctgacaccttcccctatcccaggctgctccaaggcctgtccaacctggccttgggcacttccagggatggggcagccacagctgctctgggaattccatcccagcccctccccaccctcccagggaaggatttattcccaatatcccatccaaaccagcacagggaatcctggaatggtttgggttggaaaggatcctgccactatcccaggctgccaATTTATCCactatccaacctggccctgggcacctccagggaaagggcagccccagctttcccaaaattccatcctgacagagggagcagggctgtgcaggcactCCACACTGGAGCCCAGGGAATTAGCTGGATTAAATCTTGCACTGTTAAAGCTGAAAACAGCTTTATTGCAAACCAATAACACTGCTGGTACGActgttaaaaaggaaattgatTCACGTAATTgggaatttaaatttttatctttcagaGTCTCATACACACTCCTAACTTCATCTGGCCCATTAATTTCAACTCATCAAGTCccaatttttctgtaaaacGACAGAACTAATCATTTTACAGTGATACTGTTATGGGTGGAACAGACTACCTGGAATAATCACTGTTCTGTGAGAGCTCACAAGAttgagaataaataaataaatgcttacATCATCTGTTCTTTTGTCACAATCCACAGGCAAGAGATTAACTAGGAGAGAGAAGAGGGTGAGTTAGCTGGCTGCAAACAAGAGCTTTgatcaagaaaataattatctttttaaaagcaggctCAACTTAAAGCCTGGGTCTGCTATTGTTCATGTccccctggcagcacctggagaTGCAAAGAgcccctccaggagctgctttgggagcagccctgaggaaaaACACACCAAGGATGGAGCTGATGAATGTGTTCAGATGGGGAGTGAAAACTGGGGCTGGATGTTTTAACAGCTCCTGTTTGAGAAGCTTCATGCTGATCTTTACACTCCAGTGCTGCCTCTTGCTGCCCACCAGGGTCACCTGaaacatcccagcacagccagggagggaaATGAACCCCCCTGGAGGGctgactgcagctctgggccctgcagggcttGAACAGCTCCTGGCACCCGTGGCACAACTCAAACCTGGCCACCACTCCTGCCtccagggctcctgtcccagctggaacAGGACAATCCAGTGACAATGGGCAGCTTTaccccagctctgggaatgcagcagctttcccagcccaCACCAAGGGCACAGTATGCCCAGGATCAGGACCAGCACCCTCCCAAATCAGCACCTCCCCAAACCCTTCTTTGTTCAGCTCAAAGCCTGAAatatccccattcccagctgttccagctgggGAAATCTGCCTTAAAACCAGTTGTTGGGGAAACCCCTTTTCATTTCTCATGGAAGTGAGAGACACTCTGTCACACCTGAAGTGCTGAACTGATCTGCTGCACTTCCCCCTTGGACAGAATAAAGGCTGGGAAGGGCCGTGCTGGCAGAGGGAACATCAAAAACACACCCCAGGTACTGCACAGACCTCGTGTCACACCATAAAATCCATCCTTGGCCCAGCAGGAATGGCACTCCACATAAACCCCACGGCTCTGAGGGACCAAAGGCCAAACTCGTTTGGAAAAAGCAAACTTTTGATTTGCTTGCCATGACTAACAAGGTTCCCCACAGGAAAGGGGAGACGGGAAAAGGGACAGAAACAGAGACGTCAGGTTATGGCAATGAGAATGATAAATGTGATGGGGATGGAAGCAATaaagggaaagcaggaagaCAGGTGAGGAATAAAGTTTAAATGAGAATTAAACCAGTGCACGTACACCTCTCCTCTCTCCCGTCCAGCCAGCCTGACCCAGCCATCTTCACCACGAGGATGCCcagaaaaatcagcagcagcaccaagctGGCGAAGCAGAGGAACTGGGACAGGTAATACTCCAGgcctctcccctttccctcagCCTGGGGCCGGGGTGCTGAGCGCAGCAGCGCCGTCCGTGGGGTCACCCCGTGCCCCCCATCGCTGGCTGCCCGCCACGGGAAGCGCCGGAtcagccccccagccctgctgcccgcATCCCGCTCTGCCTCCTTCCCAACGCTGGGAGCCAggtcctccttccctctcctgaaCAGGCTGCTGAACCTGCCTGGGGCCGCCGAGGAGCCCCACTGGGTGCTGGGGGTCACCTCGCTCTCCTGTCTCCACCAGCTGTTGGAGGAGAGCCCCCTCCTCTCGCCCGCCGTGTCCCAGGCAGCCCGCGAGCTCTGCGCCCCAATTCCCCCTCCCGATGTCCCCCAATGGCTCCTGGATTTCTCCTCGCTGGGAAGGGGTTTAGAGCCTACCGAGGAGCCAATTCCCCCTCCCGATGTCCCCCAATGGCTCCTGGGTTTCTCCTCGCTGGGAAGGGGTTTAGAGCCTACCGAGGAGCCAATTCCCCCTCCCGATGTCCCCCAATAGCTACTGGATTTCTCCTCACTGGGAAGGGGTTTGGAGCCCGCCGAGGAGCCCCAGTAGGGTGTGGAGCTCAGCCCCCCAACCCCATCCAACCCCGAGGCCGCCCGGCTGCCGAGCCCCCCGCTCCTCTCTGCCGAGGGGCTCCACTGGGACGTGGAGTTTGAGCCCCGGAACCTGTCCAGGGTGGGTCTCACGCCACTGCTGAGCCCCCCACTCCTCTCTGAGGCGCCCCACTGCAGTGAGGAGCCCCGAAACCCATCCAGGGtggtccccagcccctggctgagCCCCCGGCCGTGCTCTGCGACATCTCTGGATGTGTCCCAGTGGGACGCAGAGCTCAGCGCCCCGGCCTTGTCCGCCCCCAGGCCCCCGCTCCTCTCTATGGACGTGTCCCACTGCGAGGGGGAGCTGAAGCCCCCGTGCCCGGCCAGGGATGCCCCCAGCCCACCGCCACCTCTCTCCACAGTCGTCCCCCACTGCTCCGAAGGGCTCAGCCTCCCGAGGCTGTCCCGGGAGAAGCCGCCCTCAACCCTGATGCCtccagcccggcccggcggggacccccgggggTCCCCCCAGGACTGCCTGCCGCTGTCCCCCGACGTCCCCCAACGGGACGCGGGCGGCCGCcccacttcctcctcctcttcctcctcctcgtcctcctcgtCACTCTCACGGGCGGCCGCGCCGGTGAAGCCGGAGCGCTGCCGCGAGGGCGAGGCCTGCGGCGGCCCTGCGGAGGAGCGGCCCGGGCTGGGCGGCGCGGTGCGGCCGCTGCGCCGGGCCGCCGCCACCTCGGCCCGCAGGCAGCCCAGCTTCTTGATGTAGACCTTGCGGGTGGTGGCGGTGATGGGCCCCGGGCGATAGCCGAGCGCCAGCAGCTCCTTGCGGAGCTCCGCGTCCGTCAGATCCGCCATGGCCGCGCTAGGCCCCGCCGGAAGCGCCCCGCGGGCGGGAAGCGACGCCGCCATCTTGGGAGGGGCCCCTGGCGCCGCCATGTTGGGAAGGACACGGGGCCTGTGGGGAAAGGGCGCGGGGGCGGGCGCCATGTTGGGAAGGTCAAAGGGGTTCCGTGtactgagggagcagcagctcccgctCGGCGCCGCTCCTTCAGGACCGGGAAAAAGCGGGAGAAATGGGGGAGGCAAAAGGCGAAGGCTGCCTCATCTGTGCGACGAGCCGGTGTCGATGATGGGTTGTCCCCCATCGCTGtgtggggcagctcctgcctcattCACACTGATGTTCTGACATTTTTATGGCCATTCTCCTAAAAAATGTCCCTTTCCCAACCACCTGCCACCCCCACACGCGTTTCCATCATCGCCGCCCGgttgctgagctctgccagaaCCTCAGGCAGGACCAGGATCCAGATCCATGAAATATTTCCTGGGAAGGGGAGGTCCCTCCACACCCCACACCTAAAACAGCAAACCCAAGCGTTGACttgtaaatttattttggcACAGCTGTGATGAACAGtaattgctttttcctgctgccGCCACTAAAGAAAGCGATGAAAGCGGCTGAAATACGGTGGCGTCATGTTGGAATTTAATTAAAGGTAGTGGAGCAGCGGTGCTGAAGGTGCTGAGGGCTGGCTGTGTGCCACGGGTTTGGTGATGGATGTGTGACACTGGGGTGGGGGACACGCCGTGGTCCCTCAGGAATGGCACCTGTGGGGAAAGGGAGGCTCCAGAGGAGCACAAAGCTgaaagagctgagctgtgccttcctgacaggaatcacagaattccagaggtAGTGAGGCTGGGAAATCCTTCCAACACCATCGAGTCCAAGCTGTGACTGATCCCCAcctgagtgccatgtccagaTTTCCTCAGACACCCCAaagatggggactccaaacctccctgagcagccccttgCAATGCTAACaaaccctttccatggagagattcctcctgatgtccaacctgaccctcccctggcacagcatgAGGATATatcttcttgtcctgtcactaatCCTTCTTCCAGGAACCTGCTTCCTTAGCAGGTCCCCAAAGCTCACCTCACTCTTCCCAATTTATCCAAGAAAGCAGCAACAAGATGCTGAGATTTGTTTGTCAGGTTGGCAACAGCAAATACATCCTCAGCAGAGGCCAGGGAGCCCATTAAAAGAGCAAACTCAGCTGTGCTGAGAAGTGTGAATGCGCTAAGCTGAGCTTCCTCAgtgctcctctgccagctcatGATGTGGAGAGGGGTctaatgtaaataaaaaattccaatttGCTCCTATCACACGGATCCTGTGAGCTCAGAGCTCTCACTTTGCAGAAGCTCTGCCTGGGCATGCAGCTGCGCGCTGGCTGAGCTGGTGCAAACCTGGGAATTGCATGAACTCAcctttttctggagaaaacagcaacaaaagccCAAACCCATCCTTTCAACTTGTGATTCTGCCCATCATGGGAATTACCCCAGGCCCAGCAGCCTCATTGCACAATCTTTAGAAGGAAAGACATGGGATTGGTGTTGGACAGCTGGAGGATGGGGGAAAAGCTGTGATTCCTCCTCAGAAGGAGGTTGGCAGCACCAAAGCTCAGCAGGATCAGGTGCCTGTTCTTTGTGGAGAGAAATCCACGacccctttcccttcctccccatgggacaatccctgccttccctggaaGGCATTTGGCCCccacagggaaggcagcaggaacagaCGTGTCAGACCCTATATCCCCGTGGGCAATCTTTgttcccatcccctgcccacAGTGCCAATGCTGAATTTGACAGtggattttctatttttgcagcCCCTCTATCATCCTCATAGCTCTGGGAGCACcgagcagtgcccaggctgcagaTGGGCTCTGCAAAAAGCGTTTCTTGGCTGGAAAGAGCCGGAGCTGGCTGTGGGAAGCTGGGACAACACGGAGGGACAGCCTCCACCTTCCCTGCGAGCCCAGAAgctgcctcagagctgctggcagtgcctccCATGCCAGAGGAGCAGACGCGACGCGCCAGCTGCTCCGGTTCTGGCAGCCTGGtgtgagcagagccctgggaatggatctgtgctggagcagggaatggctgcaccccaaaccccgcaGCTGAACCCTTCACCGCTGACTGATGGGCTGCTGAaacccctgtccccacccagcTCCTTATCCATAGCTGTtgggtgccagccctgcacatgGCACCGGGGAAGTGTCAGGGCTTTCTTGGGAGCTGACTGTGCCCATTTGTCACCCTGTCactcacagccacagcacacGTGTGACCCGAGAGccctctccctgtcctgggCCTGCTCAGCTCCTTAGCAAGTCAGAGGTGACTCCAttccctcctctttcccccAACTATTGTGCTGCTCATCCCACCATGAAATTCTTGTTTGgtttctggagcagcagattCTTCCTGCCTGTCTGCAGGTGTGAcctggatgctgctggctgccaaAGCACCTTCCAGGGCAGGGGAAAATGCAGATCTGTCCTGAAACCTGGAGAACACTTCCTTCTTACTCAGAGCCAGAGCCCTGACAGCCTGGAGGGGGCTGGTTGGGGTCCCTCCATCTCTTCTCAGTGGAAACgtttctgcttctcctgctcagGCCCCTGAGGGTGGAAGGAATTTACTCCCAAAAGCTGAAGGTGTACTTTGGTGCCTGTTTGGACACCACAgtgggtgctgcagcacaggacaggggTTCCTGTGGTCTCTGTCACAACCAGCCATTACATCCTGAGCTCATTTATAACTGGGACAACTGGCATGAGCCAATGGAAAATCCATGGTGGGGGTCAAAGCTGGCCTTTGCTGATGCAGCTTGTCTGGGTCCAAGGGTAAGAGTCCTGCTGGTGGATCTCCCTCTGGAATTTTCCACAGCGTCAGCCCCACCATCACCCCAGTGGGAAATGGTCCAGGAAGCAAATCCAAGCGGCTCATGTTcaccttctttctttccatcacTTGAAAAGCTTCCTTCCTGCATGGCACAGGGGAGGCGTTCGCCTGGAAAACGATGGGAGTGAAGGGGCTGGAAAAAGGGCACACTGGAGGGAGAGCTCTGACCCACAGTGGAGCTTatggagggggtttgggggcagttttCCCTTTGAGAAGGAattctcctttgttttcatgtgGCAGAATCAAACCTGGAGTAAAGGTTTTGGTGTCTCTGAAGTAACAAGGCAAGAGGTGCCCTCTGAAGCGAACAAGACTCTGACCTTGCTGCACACTGGTGCAAATgtggcacagctcctcctgtgaTTGCCATGCCAGCTCTTCCATGGCTATCACCCCTCTGCagatggagctcctgcagcccagactGCTCTCACTCCCAGCCTAATGGAATGTGTTATTTCCCATCTCCCTCCCACTCAGAGTCATTACAGAGCTTCCACAGCTCACAGTGCCTCAGCATTACTGGGAGCTTCCTGGAGCTGATCAGTCCCTGGACAAGGAGCGTGCCTTTGGATCAAACATTAGAGCTGTAATCCACTGCACGCTGCCTGTTCCATTACCCATTGGGAGctttctcccctccccagggctgcttgCAGCAGAGTGCTCCAAGGGGTGTTGTTCCAGCACAAACAGAGCTCTTGGAATGAGCTCAGTGAGAACAGAACTCCTGGTAGGTTGGGAGGATAAAATTGGATTGGAATTGGATATATTCACGTACATGCCATTGATCTCATCCATCCGTACTTTACATATGTTGgatttcctgctgccagcagagaggagTAGCTCTCAGATAAGCCAAAGGTATGGAAATGGAGAGCAGGATGTTCAAGTGGAATTAGGATTTCACCTTGGGATGTGTTTGAGAGGCAGGAGAAAGGGCAGAGTGCAGTTCCCTCAcactgtgcctggcacagctgctcctcactgtgCTGGTGGATTTACAGCACCAGGCTGCTAGGAGGGGTTTGGGCACAAGGAGAGGCTGCCCATCAGGGCTCCTGCATTCTCCAGCAGTGTGGGAATGTGCCAGAGCactctcctggagcagggaactgTGTTAGGGACACACAGGTCCCCCCCTTGTGTCACCAGTTTGGCCAGGAGATCTGGTAAAGATTTGCGTTGGTTTCCCTCATGGCTAAAAGGGAGGGCTAAAACTTAATACTCCCCAAAGATTGATTCCTTGGGCTTT
The sequence above is a segment of the Camarhynchus parvulus chromosome 26, STF_HiC, whole genome shotgun sequence genome. Coding sequences within it:
- the LEMD2 gene encoding LEM domain-containing protein 2 isoform X1 — protein: MADLTDAELRKELLALGYRPGPITATTRKVYIKKLGCLRAEVAAARRSGRTAPPSPGRSSAGPPQASPSRQRSGFTGAAARESDEEDEEEEEEEEVGRPPASRWGTSGDSGRQSWGDPRGSPPGRAGGIRVEGGFSRDSLGRLSPSEQWGTTVERGGGGLGASLAGHGGFSSPSQWDTSIERSGGLGADKAGALSSASHWDTSRDVAEHGRGLSQGLGTTLDGFRGSSLQWGASERSGGLSSGVRPTLDRFRGSNSTSQWSPSAERSGGLGSRAASGLDGVGGLSSTPYWGSSAGSKPLPSEEKSSSYWGTSGGGIGSSVGSKPLPSEEKPRSHWGTSGGGIGSSVGSKPLPSEEKSRSHWGTSGGGIGAQSSRAAWDTAGERRGLSSNSWWRQESEVTPSTQWGSSAAPGRFSSLFRRGKEDLAPSVGKEAERDAGSRAGGLIRRFPWRAASDGGHGVTPRTALLRSAPRPQAEGKGRGLEYYLSQFLCFASLVLLLIFLGILVVKMAGSGWLDGREERFNLLPVDCDKRTDDFCQAKHKDVMMAMLHELYNYLSVQAGNFECGNPENLKSKCIWVSEVKDHVLNVTGSSSQKFETALHWILNSNKDLGIWLKGRDLSEPVSSVEEVFCLESAHPQMGLGCRFRRAVVTAIVNLFLFFWCLITLWGILLYLRYRWRKMEEEEQAMYDMVKKIIAVVQDHYKEWERNLERYPYVGIFHVRDSLIPPQSRKKMKRVWERAVDFLASNESRIQTESHRVAGEDMLVWRWTQPSYLSDSEH
- the LEMD2 gene encoding LEM domain-containing protein 2 isoform X2, encoding MADLTDAELRKELLALGYRPGPITATTRKVYIKKLGCLRAEVAAARRSGRTAPPSPGRSSAGPPQASPSRQRSGFTGAAARESDEEDEEEEEEEEVGRPPASRWGTSGDSGRQSWGDPRGSPPGRAGGIRVEGGFSRDSLGRLSPSEQWGTTVERGGGGLGASLAGHGGFSSPSQWDTSIERSGGLGADKAGALSSASHWDTSRDVAEHGRGLSQGLGTTLDGFRGSSLQWGASERSGGLSSGVRPTLDRFRGSNSTSQWSPSAERSGGLGSRAASGLDGVGGLSSTPYWGSSAGSKPLPSEEKPRSHWGTSGGGIGSSVGSKPLPSEEKSRSHWGTSGGGIGAQSSRAAWDTAGERRGLSSNSWWRQESEVTPSTQWGSSAAPGRFSSLFRRGKEDLAPSVGKEAERDAGSRAGGLIRRFPWRAASDGGHGVTPRTALLRSAPRPQAEGKGRGLEYYLSQFLCFASLVLLLIFLGILVVKMAGSGWLDGREERFNLLPVDCDKRTDDFCQAKHKDVMMAMLHELYNYLSVQAGNFECGNPENLKSKCIWVSEVKDHVLNVTGSSSQKFETALHWILNSNKDLGIWLKGRDLSEPVSSVEEVFCLESAHPQMGLGCRFRRAVVTAIVNLFLFFWCLITLWGILLYLRYRWRKMEEEEQAMYDMVKKIIAVVQDHYKEWERNLERYPYVGIFHVRDSLIPPQSRKKMKRVWERAVDFLASNESRIQTESHRVAGEDMLVWRWTQPSYLSDSEH